GTCGGGTGAAAAGTATTGATACGGACGGCTGTCAGATCTCTATGCCTTACGGATGGCGTAATCAGAATCCTTTCCAGTCTATTTATTTTGCTGCACAGAGTATGTCTGCCGAAATGAGCACTGGCATGCTTTGCGTTTTGGCCATTGAGCATTCGGGCGAAAGCGTAGCGATGTTGGTTTCAGAAAATCGGGCACAGTTTACCAAAAAGGCAAACGGCCACGTAACCTACACTTGCAACGATGGACAGAAAATGTTCGATGCCGTTTCTGAAACTTGCCGAACGGGCGAAGCAGTACTGGTTGAAATGAAATCGGTAGGAGTAATGGATAATGGAGTAGAAGTTGCAAACTTCTCTTTTACTTGGACGGTGAAGAAACGGAGCAAGTAAACCTTTCGGTCGCAAGCGTTAATTCCTATATTCGAACATGGCTACGAAGGTTCATAATTCTGATGGCTGGTTGTACGATCCGATTCTTCCCGATTCGGATTCGTGGCCTATCGTAAAACTCACCAATCATCGAGAGGAATTTCTGAAAGAATTGGTTGAGCTCTCAATTGAGAACATCAAGGAATCGCTCGGGAATAATCCAGCTAACTTGAAAGATGAATTAGCTCGGACGCTTTACACCGAACGAATTCGATTGACCCAAACTCCTTGGAAAGCCGATGCTCCAGATGAGAAAGAATTTTGGAGTCAAGTAAAAAAGGACATGGTTCGCATAAATGCGGGTCACGAGAATCCGAATGCCTTCGGTCATGAAGACCTGATACAACGTATTGTGAAGCGTTATGCGGAAGAAATTGCTGGCGTTTTCGATGTGAAAGCGTATGATTTTGCGAAAGGCTTTACAACCTTCATGTTTGCGCGCTTGCTCAATGCTTCGCAAGACAAAGGTTTTTCCCGCTTTTGGGGAAGTCGACACAATCTTCATGATAAGATCCATCTCATAGGAGAGATCGATCACGTTCGTGCATTGGCCGAAAAAGGCACAGTCATCATTGTTCCAACGCATTTCAGCAACCTTGATTCAATGCTTATTGGTTGGGCAATTCAAAGTATCGGATTACCACCGGTTCTTTACGGAGCTGGTTTGAACCTCTTCGGAATCAAGATCATGGCGTGGTTCATGAATCGGCTAGGAGCGTACAAAGTGGATCGGAGAAAGAAGAACACGCTTTACCTCGAAACACTGAAAATGTACTCGGAGCTTTCGCTCAGAAAAGGTTGCAATGGTCTGTTTTTTCCAGGCGGAACAAGGTCACGGAGTGGAATGCTGGAGAAGCGGGTGAAACTCGGATTACTAGGTACTGCGCTTCAGGCCCAACGGATGAATTTTATAGATGATGGAGAAGAGGCGAAGAAGATTTTCGTGATTCCGGTAACCATCAATTACAATTTTGTACTCGAGGCTCAAAGCCTGATCGATCAGCATCTCAAGATAAGTGGACAAGAGCATTATTATGTAGAGAACGATGATTTTTCGACTTCGAGCAAAATGATGCGCTTCATCTACAAGTTCTTTACCGCTTCATCCGAAATTGCTGTTCGTTATGGTGCACCAATGGATTTGTTTGGTAACCGCGTTGATGAGGAAGGAAACAGTTTTGATCCGCACGGAAACGTTGTGGATATCAAGAAGTACTTTTATTCCAACGGGGATATTACCAAAGACATGCAGCGCGATGCGGAATACACACGCATGCTTGGAGAGCGAATCGTAAAGAGTTTTCATGCGGAGGCTGTGGCCTTTTGTAGTCAGATTTTGGCATATGCTGCCTTCCGTATTATTAAGACGCGATATAATAAAATGGACCTTTACGGCCTTATGCGTTTGCCTTCAGAAGACTTGGTGATAAAACCAAAAGAATTGATGGATGTGGTGGATAAGGTCGTTACCCGATTACGACAATTGAACGAGCTTGGCGAAATCCACGTAGAGAAGGAAATTCTGGAAGGAAGCCTTTCAAGCATCATTAAAAAAGGACTTGCCAATCTTGGTATTTACCACGCAAAGTTGCCATTGATGTACAACGCAGACGGTGATTTTGAGTCGCAGGATATTAAGATCCTGTATTTCTATCACAATAGATTAGAAGGATATGAGCTCCACAAATTCATCAGATAAAGTACCTGTTGGCGTATTGGGTGGTGGAAGCTTCGGCTCAGCCATTGCCAATCTGTTGGCAGAAAACCAACCTGTTATCATGCTGACCAGAAGTCAAGATGTGGCTGATTCCATCAATTCGACACGAATTAATCGTGGTCGAACGATGCACGAGAACGTTCGAGCTACCACGGATGTGCAGGAAGTTGCTGATCAATGCAAGCTCATTTACCCGATCATTCCATCGGCAGGTTTCAGGGAAACAATCAAAACATTGGCTCCTTTTCTCACGCCCGAACACATTCTTATCCATGGAACCAAAGGTGTGGATGTTCGAATGGCTGATGGAGAACAGCTCACTGCTGAGTTTAAACTCAATCCGAAAAAGGTGAACACCATGACAGAGGTGATCATGCAGGAAACCATCGTTCGAAGAGTTGGCTGTTTGGCAGGGCCAAATCTGGCATCTGAGATTCTTGAAGGACAGCCAGCAGCTACGGTCATTGCCAGTCATTTTGACGAAGTGATAAAAATTGGGCAACGGACCTTGCGAACTCCGCGATTTCAGGTTTACGGAAGCCATGATCTTACTGGAGTTGAAATTGCCGGTGTTCTTAAGAACGTTATTGCCTTAGCGGCTGGTGCGCTGAGCGGATTAGGCTTTGGAGAGAATGCCAAAGCGCTGCTCATTAGTCGTGGTTTGGTAGAGATGATCCATATTGGAAAACACCTTGGTGGCGATATTGTGGCTGTGCTCGGATTGGCCGGAGTTGGCGACCTTATAGCTACATGTTCGAGTTCGAAAAGCCGAAACTTCACTGTTGGTTATCGTTTGGCCAAAGGAGAAACGTTAACAGCCATTCTTGCCGATATGGAAGAAGTGGCCGAAGGTCTCAATACGCTTAGAATTTCGAGAGCAATGGCCAATTATCTTGGCATTCGCGTTCCACTTACAGAAACGATATACGATGTGATCTTTGGCGAAAAAACCGTGGAAGAAGGACTCGATTATTTGATGAAGTTTCCGTTCTACGTGGACATCGACCGCTCTATGTTCGGAGGTCGATAAGTAGGTCCGGAAATCTATTTCCTGTTCACTTGCGTGGAGCTTCCTTGGTCTGAAGGGAGTATCAGCATATCAGCCACATTCACATGCTTTGGACGTGTGATAGCAAATGAAATGCAATCGGCAATATCCTTTGGTGTAAGCGCTTCCATCCCTTGGTAAACGGTTTTAGCGCGATTTTCATCGCCATGAAAACGGACGATGGAAAATTCAGTCTCAACAAGCCCCGGAGCGATATTCGTGACCTTGATTCCTTTGTCAAACAATTCTTTTCGCAGGCCTTCAGAAATGGCGTGCACCGCGTGTTTGGTGGCGCAATACACGTTTCCGTTTGGGTAAACTTCGATGCCAGCAATGGAACCAACGTTGATGATGTGCCCTGAGTTGGCCGCAACCATTCGAGGCGCAATTTCGCGGGTGATGTAAAGCAAACCTTTCACGTTGGTGTCAATCATCTTTTCCCAATCGTCTACATCGCCTTCGTGAAGTGGGGAAAGTCCTGATGCCAAACCTGCGTTGTTCACCAATATGTCAATGGTTCTATCTCCAATTTCATTCCGACAGAAATTCTCGACTTCTGATCGTACTCTTATATCGAATGAATGAGTAGAAACTGTGATTCCGTATTTGGATTCCAATTCTGACTTCAGTTTTTCGAGGCGTTCTTTCCTTCTTCCTGTAAGGATGAGATCGTAACCAAGATTGGCAAATTCGATAGCGGTGGCTTCGCCTATTCCTGCTGTGGCACCTGTGATGATGGCTGTTTTTGACATGGGGGAAAATTACGATTTACCTTTTGTCATGTCGAGCGGAGCTTGCGAAGTCGAGACATCTATTTGGAAAAGATTTGTTCCGTCCCTTTGGTCTGTCGAAATGACAAGATCGGAAGACGGCTTGCGTTAGGGATTGCAGCGGTTACTCCGCAGCTAAGCGAGGAGTAGAAGCGGAAAGTCCGACCCAGATTTTTCATCGGGGAAACGCCCTTGTCAGTTCGAGGTCCAACGTGACGTAAGCTTGAACTTTCTGACCAATATCAGTTTTGGCTGTGACTGCTCTCAGTAATCACAAGCAGCTACTGAAATTTCTTTGTTGCCTAAGAATGGAAGTCATATTTCTCCTTATAGCGATCAGTATTGTAGCGGCCCTTGGGTTCTTGGCTGCTTTTCTGTGGGCTGTGAAAACGGGGCAGTATGATGATGATAAAACGCCTGCGATGCGCATTCTTTTTGACGAGAAAAAATCAACAGAAACCAATAACTAAATCGATGGAAAAGGAAACCTTCCGTTACGACAATACCATTGTCCGAAAATTTGCCTTCGCCACCATGGCGTTCGGTATTATCGGCATGCTGGTAGGACTTACCGCTGCTTTGCAGATGGTGGATCCCATGTTCAATTTCTTAACCCCCTGGCTTACCTTCGGTAGGATACGCCCGTTGCATACGAATGCGGTCATTTTCGCATTTGTTGGTAACGGGATTTTCATGGGGGTTTATTACTCCCTTCAGCGTTTGCTGAAAACAAGAATGTGGAGCGATGTTCTTAGCAACATCAACTTTTGGGGTTGGCAGCTGATCATTCTTTCGGCTGTGGTAACGCTTCCTTTAGGAATTACGACTAGTAAGGAATATGCTGAATTGGAATGGCCGATCGATATCGCCATTGCTTTGGTTTGGGTGGTGTTCGGATTGAACATGTTTATGACCATTTTGAACAGGAGAGAGCGACACTTGTATGTGGCCATCTGGTTCTACATCGCCACGTTTGTAACGGTTGCCATGCTTCACATTGTGAACAGCTTTGAGCTTCCTGTTTCATTCTTCAAGAGCTACAGTTGGTACGCTGGTGTTCAGGATGCCTTGGTGCAATGGTGGTATGGCCACAATGCGGTTGCGTTCTTCTTAACCACACCTTATTTGGGATTGATGTACTACTTCATTCCAAAGGCATCTAATCGTCCGGTTTATTCTTATCGATTATCCATTGTTCACTTTTGGGCACTTATCTTCATCTATATCTGGGCAGGCCCTCACCACTTATTGTATACAGCGCTTCCAGAGTGGGCGCAGAACATTGGTGTGGTATTCTCTTTTATGCTCATCGCTCCATCTTGGGGAGGTATGCTCAACGGACTTCTTACACTGAGAGGTGCTTGGGATAGAGTTCGTGAAAGTGCGGTTCTGAAATTCATGGTTGTGGCAGTTACTTGCTATGGTATGAGCACGTTTGAAGGCCCCATGATGTCGTTGAAAAACGTGAATGCCATAGCCCACTTTACGGATTGGGTCGTGGCGCACGTGCACATTGGTGGATTGGGTTGGAATGGTTTCATGACCTTCGGTATCCTTTATTACTTGGTCCCAAAACTGTGGAACACAAAACTGTATTCATCCAAGCTTTCTGACTTCCACTTCTGGATTGGAACCCTTGGAATCATCTTCTACGCGTTGCCACTTTACTGGGCAGGTTTCACGCAAAGTTTGATGTGGAAAGAGTTCACACAAGAAGGCTTTCTTGCTTACCCGAACTTTTTGGAAACGGTAACTCAGATCAAGCCGATGTATGCTGCCAGAGCATTCGGAGGTAGCATTTACATCATCGGTGTAATAAGTATGCTTTATAACCTGATCATGACAATGAAACAGGGTTCATTCCAAAGAGAGGAAGAGGCTTCAGCACTTGCGTTGACCAAAAACTACGAAGGTCACAAGGGTGAAGGTTGGCACCGTGTAATTGAGAGAAGACCAATACAGATGTTGGTGTTCAGTTTGGTTGCCGTGGCCATTGGTGGAGCGATAGAGATCATTCCGACCATGCTTATTAAGAGCAATATTCCAACCATTGCTAGTGTGAAACCATATACTCCTCTTGAATTGGAAGGAAGAGATATTTATATCCGTGAAGGTTGCTACAATTGTCACTCTCAAATGGTCCGACCATTCAGAAGTGAAACTGAGCGATATGGAGAATACTCTAAAGCTGGTGAATTTGTGTATGATCACCCATTCCAATGGGGTTCTAAACGAACTGGTCCGGATTTGCACAGAATTGGAGCCAAATATTCTGACAGCTGGCACTTTAACCACATGATGGATCCAGGAAGTATGTCTCCAGGAACGATTATGCCATCTTACCCATGGTTATTCGAAAATGACTTGAATACAGAGTTGACTGCAGGCAAGATCAGAGCTATGCAAACGCTTGGTGTTCCTTATGCAGAAGGCTATGATCAGATTGCAGTTCAAGATTTGACATATCAATCTGAAAGCATTGCTAAGAATTTGGAGAAAGACGGACTACAAGTGTTGCCAAATTCTGAGATTCTTGCGCTGATTGCTTATCTGCAGCGCTTAGGAACTGATATTAAAGTGAAGGACGGCCAAGCCGCAATGGTAACCAATTAATCTAAAGACCATGCTAAAGTTCATTAAACACCATATGGAGACCATTTCTGGGATAGAGATTTATCCGATTATCTCCTTCATTATTTTCTTCACATTCTTCGTGGCTGTGCTGGCTTACTTGGTCATCCAACGCAAGGAGTACTTCGATCAACTGAGCATGATGCCGTTGGACGAGGAAGCAGGTTCAACCAATAAAATCTAAATCATGAAAACAGAATGGTTTATTAATAAAACAAAAGTGCTTGGTGCAGCGGCTTTAATGCTCGTTGCCGCCAACGCAAGTGCCCAGGAATCAGTAGTTCCTGTTCCTTGGGAGAACATGGTTCAGGCCAATGATACAGCAGTATTTTGGGTCTTGGCATCATTTGCACTCATGCTGCTAATTCTTATTTGGGTAGTAGCCGGAGTTACCAAAGGATTACTTTCCGATAAGCAGCTTTGGGAAGGAAAGTGGAGAAGTACTGCCAAAACAGTTACGGCTATTATCGGTACAGCTTTGCTTCTTGCGTCTTCATCCGCTATGGCGCAAACAGAGCCAGCAGCCGCTCCAATGTTCGAAATGTCTGACGGATTGTTTTGGATAATGATCATTGTAAATGCATTCCTTCTATTCGTTTTGCTTGGAATGTTGTACAACTTGAGCAGTCTGATCAAGTCCTTACGTTCTAAAGATGAGGCAGAGCCAGTTGTTGAAAAATCTATATGGGAAGGATCTCTTTCCGCTGCTGTTCCAGTTGAGCGCGAGAAAGATATTCTGATGGATCATGAGTACGATGGCATTATGGAGCTCGATAACAAGCTTCCGCCATGGTGGTTATACATGTTCTACTTTACCATTGCATTTGGAGTAGTTTATATCGCCTACTATGAGTTTTCTGACGGGCCAGGACAGTACGATGAGTACAATACAGAAATGACTGTTGCAGCAGATGCCAAGGCAGAAATGCTAGCCAGTTCTGCAAATAACGTAGATGAAAATTCGGCAACCTTACTTACAGATGCAACTTCAATAGGCAACGGAAAGGAGAAATTCCAATCGCTTTGTGTAGCATGCCATGCAGCAACTGGAGGTAGCACGCAAACACCGTTGGGTGTTGGTCCGAACCTTACCGATGAGTATTGGATTCACGGTGGTGGAATCAACAACATTTTCAAAACCATTAAATATGGTGTGCCTGCAAAAGGAATGATCTCGTGGGAAGCACAGCTTTCTCCAGTTCAAATTCAAGAAGTGGCATCTTACATCATTTCTCTTCAAGGTTCAAATCCTGAAAACGGAAAAGAACCACAAGGAGATATATGGGTGGAAGATGGCGCACAGACAACACCGGCAGATTCTACGGAAGCTCCTGCTGCAGAGGCCGCTACGGCCGCTGCAACGGAGTAATTCCGCAAGTTTTGAATAGGATAATCATATCCGACCCCGAAATGAAATAGACATGGAGACGAAAGATGAAAAAGGGTCATTCAGGGATCACCTCTCAACACTTGACGAGAGCGGAAATCGAAAGTGGATTTATCCTAAAATGCCATTTGGTAGGTATTACAATTGGCGTAAGTGGCTGAGTTACCTACTTCTTGTTGTCCTTTTTGCAGGGCCGCATATTAAGATCGGTGGCGAGCCATTGTTGATGATCAACGTGCTTGCACGGAAGTTCGTCATCTTCGGGCAGGTTTTTTGGCCACAGGATTTTTACCTGTTCGGTCTGGCCATGATCACTTTCGTGTTGTTCATTGTGCTTTTTACAGTGGCCTTCGGTCGTATTTTCTGCGGATGGTTCTGTCCGCAGACCATCTTCATGGAAATGCTTTTCCGTAGGATTGAGTATTGGATTGAAGGAGATTGGAAGCATCAGCAGCGTTTGGATGCCTTGCCTTGGAATGCAGAGAAGATTCGTAAGAAATCCATCAAGCATTTCCTCTTTTTCGCCATTTCATTCATCATTTCCAACACATTTTTGGCGTACATAATTGGCAATGATGAGCTTTTTAAGATCATGACCGATTCGCCAGCAGATCATATAGTTGGTTTGATCCTGATTGTCGTTTTCACCTTTGTGTTCTATGGCGTGTTTGCCAGAATGCGGGAGCAGGTTTGCACCAATATCTGTCCTTACGGAAGATTGCAAGGCGTATTGCTTGATAGAAATTCAATGATTGTTGCTTACGATCACGAACGTGGCGAAGGCAGAAGTAAGTGGCGAAAAGGAGAAAATCGCAAAGCTGAAGGAAAAGGGGATTGTATCGATTGTCACGCCTGTGTGGATGTTTGTCCAACAGGAATTGACATCAGAAACGGTACTCAACTTGAATGCATCAATTGCACGGCTTGTATGGATGCTTGCGATCATGTAATGGAAAAAGTGGGCTTCGAAAAAGCCTTGGTTGGTTACAAGAGTGAAGAAACCATTGCAACTGGAAAGCCTTTCACCTATACCACTCGTTTAAAAGCCTACACGGTTGTACTCAGCATTTTGATGATTGCCATGTTTGCGCTCATTATTACGCGCGCAGACATTGGAGCAACGGTGCTTCGAACTCCTGGAATGCTTTATCAGGAAGGGGAAAACAACACCATCACCAATCTCTACAACTTTAAGGTGATCAATAAGACAGCACTCGATATGACCTTGAGTTTAAAGGTTGTGAAAGGTCCAGGCGAGGTGAAGTTGGTAGGTGATATGCTCAATTTGGAATCACAGGGAACATCAGAGGGTGTCATGTTCATCGCAGTACCAAAGGATGAACTTACAGAAAGAAAGACATCGGTAACTGTTGGAATTTTTGACGGAGATAAACTCCTGAAAAAGGTGAAGACCAATTTTATAGGACCGATACAAACCGGTAAAAAATAGAACTATGGGCTGGGGAAAGGGTATCGCATTAAGTTACATCGGATTCGTCATTTTCATGCTGGGATTGGTGTACCTAGCGGTCAATCAGGATTTTGATCTTGTGGCCGATGATTACTATGAGCAAGAAATCGCCTACCAAGGTAGAATTGATGAGCTCACGAACGCGTTGGATGACAATCAAAAAGTTGTAGTGTCTAATGTTGGAGACGCGGTACAATTGGTTTTTCCTTCAAAGGCAACGGATGTAAAGATCCATTTCTTCCGTCCGTCTGATGATACCATGGATTTTAAAGTGGAGGAAGCATCAGTAGATTCAGAATTGAACGTTGCCCATTCTCAATTCACGAAAGGAAAATACTTGGTCAAAGTTCAGTGGTTGAGTAACGGTAAAACGTATTTCCAAGAGGATGGATTTTATGTGAACTGATGTTTTTTACCGCATTTGCCATAGGAGCCCTCGGGAGTTTTCACTGCATTGGCATGTGTGGTCCCATTGCGCTTTCAGTGCCGATGGGCGGAAAGCATGGCCTGATTGGCGTGCTTCGAGCATTGGCCTATAATCTGGGCAGAATTTCAACCTACGCAATTCTTGGTCTGGTGGTTGGATTGCTCGGACAGCGCATTGCCATTGGCGGATACCAGCAAGCACTTTCTATCGCTGTTGGTATATTGATTCTGGCGTTTCTCATTCTTCCAAAGACCATCACCAAAAAGCTTAATCCCACATCAACATTTGCCCGCATTTTTCTCAAGTTGAAAAACACCTTTAGAGGGCTTTTTCAAAGCAAGAATGCCTTCGGTCCCTTGGTACTTGGATTGATAAACGGACTACTTCCTTGTGGATTGGTTTACGTTGGTCTGGCAGGAGCTTTGGCGCTTGGAGATCCGATTTCGAGCGCAGAATTTATGGCTGCCTTCGGATTAGGAACCGTTCCAGTAATGATTTCTATCATATTTCTTGGTGATCTCATTTCGCTTCAGTGGCGCGCCAATATCCGAAAATTGATGCCTGTAATGTTTGCCATTATGGGAGCGCTTTTCATCCTCAGAGGTCTGAACCTTGGAATTCCATACATCAGCCCAAATATGGAGATGACTGCTGTCGGTGGCGTTCCGCAATGTCACACACCATGAACACGAATCTGATTCAGAAATACAATATTCCAAGTCCGCGATACACCAGTTATCCAACTGTACCGCATTGGAATACAACTGGTTTCAATAAGGAAGAACATCTTAAACGGCTTGTGGCCAGTTACAAGAAAGACAAGGCAGAAGGACTTTCGCTGTACATTCATTTACCCTATTGCGAAAGCCTGTGCACGTATTGTGGTTGCAACAAACGCATCACTAAAAACCATCAGGTTGAAGGACCTTACATTGATGCGGTTTTGGATGAGTGGAGAATGTATGTGGAGGTTTTGGGAGAAAAACCGAAGCTAGCAGAGCTGCATCTAGGAGGAGGAACGCCAACTTTTTTCTCAGCCGAAAACTTAGGTATGATGATGGATGGTGTTCTGAAATATGCCACTGTTAGCGATAAGGCGCAGTTCAGTTTTGAAGCACATCCAAACAATACGACCGAAGATCAGCTTCGAGAATTAAGAAAGAAAGGCTTTAACCGAATCAGTCTTGGTATTCAGGATTTTGACCCAGTTGTGCAGCGCACGATTAACCGTATGCAATCGTTTGCACAAGTTCGGAAAGTAACGCAGGAATCTCGTTGGCTCGGTTTCCGTTCCATTAATTATGATCTGATCTATGGACTTCCAAAACAAACTATGGAAGGCCTGTTAGATACATTCGATAAGGTTCTGGTGCTCAATCCGGACCGAATCGCATTTTACAGCTACGCGCACGTGCCTTGGAAAAGTCCATCACAACGCGGATATGACGAAAGCGACTTGCCTGACGAGAACATGAAGATTGCACTCTACAACGCTGGCAAGGAAAAGTTGCTGAACAGCGGTTATGTGGAAATAGGAATGGACCATTTTGCCAAGCCAGATGATGGTTTGGCCATTGCTGCACTGCACGGAGAAATGCATCGGAACTTCATGGGATATACAGAAGCCAAGAATGACACACTTATCGGTCTTGGCGTTTCGGCCATCAGCGATGCTTGGAGTTCTTTGGCGCAGAACCCGATTTCTGTTGAGGCATACTTAGAGTGGATTTCGAACAAGCAATTGCCATTGGTAAAAGGTCACTTGCACACGGAAAAAGATCTCATCATCCGAAAAACGATTCTCGATCTGATGTGCACCTTCAATTGTAGCATCGATTATCTGCCAAAAGGCGAGCGTGAGTCGGTTGTGAATAGGCTTTCAGAACATTTGGCTGATAATCTTCTGACGATTACCAACGATGGAATTCATGTGAATGATGAAGGAAGAGCCTTCATCCGAACTATTTGTATGGCCTTGGATGAATACGTTTGGACTAAGGATTCCAGCCAGCAGATGTTCTCTAAGAGCGTCTGA
The DNA window shown above is from Flavobacteriales bacterium and carries:
- a CDS encoding DUF4442 domain-containing protein, producing the protein MELSTKGKKFRDRIDNWFLFNLFLFTKLPLAWVAGCRVKSIDTDGCQISMPYGWRNQNPFQSIYFAAQSMSAEMSTGMLCVLAIEHSGESVAMLVSENRAQFTKKANGHVTYTCNDGQKMFDAVSETCRTGEAVLVEMKSVGVMDNGVEVANFSFTWTVKKRSK
- a CDS encoding 1-acyl-sn-glycerol-3-phosphate acyltransferase, which codes for MATKVHNSDGWLYDPILPDSDSWPIVKLTNHREEFLKELVELSIENIKESLGNNPANLKDELARTLYTERIRLTQTPWKADAPDEKEFWSQVKKDMVRINAGHENPNAFGHEDLIQRIVKRYAEEIAGVFDVKAYDFAKGFTTFMFARLLNASQDKGFSRFWGSRHNLHDKIHLIGEIDHVRALAEKGTVIIVPTHFSNLDSMLIGWAIQSIGLPPVLYGAGLNLFGIKIMAWFMNRLGAYKVDRRKKNTLYLETLKMYSELSLRKGCNGLFFPGGTRSRSGMLEKRVKLGLLGTALQAQRMNFIDDGEEAKKIFVIPVTINYNFVLEAQSLIDQHLKISGQEHYYVENDDFSTSSKMMRFIYKFFTASSEIAVRYGAPMDLFGNRVDEEGNSFDPHGNVVDIKKYFYSNGDITKDMQRDAEYTRMLGERIVKSFHAEAVAFCSQILAYAAFRIIKTRYNKMDLYGLMRLPSEDLVIKPKELMDVVDKVVTRLRQLNELGEIHVEKEILEGSLSSIIKKGLANLGIYHAKLPLMYNADGDFESQDIKILYFYHNRLEGYELHKFIR
- a CDS encoding NAD(P)-dependent glycerol-3-phosphate dehydrogenase, translating into MSSTNSSDKVPVGVLGGGSFGSAIANLLAENQPVIMLTRSQDVADSINSTRINRGRTMHENVRATTDVQEVADQCKLIYPIIPSAGFRETIKTLAPFLTPEHILIHGTKGVDVRMADGEQLTAEFKLNPKKVNTMTEVIMQETIVRRVGCLAGPNLASEILEGQPAATVIASHFDEVIKIGQRTLRTPRFQVYGSHDLTGVEIAGVLKNVIALAAGALSGLGFGENAKALLISRGLVEMIHIGKHLGGDIVAVLGLAGVGDLIATCSSSKSRNFTVGYRLAKGETLTAILADMEEVAEGLNTLRISRAMANYLGIRVPLTETIYDVIFGEKTVEEGLDYLMKFPFYVDIDRSMFGGR
- a CDS encoding SDR family NAD(P)-dependent oxidoreductase, giving the protein MSKTAIITGATAGIGEATAIEFANLGYDLILTGRRKERLEKLKSELESKYGITVSTHSFDIRVRSEVENFCRNEIGDRTIDILVNNAGLASGLSPLHEGDVDDWEKMIDTNVKGLLYITREIAPRMVAANSGHIINVGSIAGIEVYPNGNVYCATKHAVHAISEGLRKELFDKGIKVTNIAPGLVETEFSIVRFHGDENRAKTVYQGMEALTPKDIADCISFAITRPKHVNVADMLILPSDQGSSTQVNRK
- the ccoS gene encoding cbb3-type cytochrome oxidase assembly protein CcoS — its product is MEVIFLLIAISIVAALGFLAAFLWAVKTGQYDDDKTPAMRILFDEKKSTETNN
- the ccoN gene encoding cytochrome-c oxidase, cbb3-type subunit I is translated as MEKETFRYDNTIVRKFAFATMAFGIIGMLVGLTAALQMVDPMFNFLTPWLTFGRIRPLHTNAVIFAFVGNGIFMGVYYSLQRLLKTRMWSDVLSNINFWGWQLIILSAVVTLPLGITTSKEYAELEWPIDIAIALVWVVFGLNMFMTILNRRERHLYVAIWFYIATFVTVAMLHIVNSFELPVSFFKSYSWYAGVQDALVQWWYGHNAVAFFLTTPYLGLMYYFIPKASNRPVYSYRLSIVHFWALIFIYIWAGPHHLLYTALPEWAQNIGVVFSFMLIAPSWGGMLNGLLTLRGAWDRVRESAVLKFMVVAVTCYGMSTFEGPMMSLKNVNAIAHFTDWVVAHVHIGGLGWNGFMTFGILYYLVPKLWNTKLYSSKLSDFHFWIGTLGIIFYALPLYWAGFTQSLMWKEFTQEGFLAYPNFLETVTQIKPMYAARAFGGSIYIIGVISMLYNLIMTMKQGSFQREEEASALALTKNYEGHKGEGWHRVIERRPIQMLVFSLVAVAIGGAIEIIPTMLIKSNIPTIASVKPYTPLELEGRDIYIREGCYNCHSQMVRPFRSETERYGEYSKAGEFVYDHPFQWGSKRTGPDLHRIGAKYSDSWHFNHMMDPGSMSPGTIMPSYPWLFENDLNTELTAGKIRAMQTLGVPYAEGYDQIAVQDLTYQSESIAKNLEKDGLQVLPNSEILALIAYLQRLGTDIKVKDGQAAMVTN
- a CDS encoding CcoQ/FixQ family Cbb3-type cytochrome c oxidase assembly chaperone, with protein sequence MLKFIKHHMETISGIEIYPIISFIIFFTFFVAVLAYLVIQRKEYFDQLSMMPLDEEAGSTNKI
- a CDS encoding c-type cytochrome codes for the protein MKTEWFINKTKVLGAAALMLVAANASAQESVVPVPWENMVQANDTAVFWVLASFALMLLILIWVVAGVTKGLLSDKQLWEGKWRSTAKTVTAIIGTALLLASSSAMAQTEPAAAPMFEMSDGLFWIMIIVNAFLLFVLLGMLYNLSSLIKSLRSKDEAEPVVEKSIWEGSLSAAVPVEREKDILMDHEYDGIMELDNKLPPWWLYMFYFTIAFGVVYIAYYEFSDGPGQYDEYNTEMTVAADAKAEMLASSANNVDENSATLLTDATSIGNGKEKFQSLCVACHAATGGSTQTPLGVGPNLTDEYWIHGGGINNIFKTIKYGVPAKGMISWEAQLSPVQIQEVASYIISLQGSNPENGKEPQGDIWVEDGAQTTPADSTEAPAAEAATAAATE
- the ccoG gene encoding cytochrome c oxidase accessory protein CcoG, with translation METKDEKGSFRDHLSTLDESGNRKWIYPKMPFGRYYNWRKWLSYLLLVVLFAGPHIKIGGEPLLMINVLARKFVIFGQVFWPQDFYLFGLAMITFVLFIVLFTVAFGRIFCGWFCPQTIFMEMLFRRIEYWIEGDWKHQQRLDALPWNAEKIRKKSIKHFLFFAISFIISNTFLAYIIGNDELFKIMTDSPADHIVGLILIVVFTFVFYGVFARMREQVCTNICPYGRLQGVLLDRNSMIVAYDHERGEGRSKWRKGENRKAEGKGDCIDCHACVDVCPTGIDIRNGTQLECINCTACMDACDHVMEKVGFEKALVGYKSEETIATGKPFTYTTRLKAYTVVLSILMIAMFALIITRADIGATVLRTPGMLYQEGENNTITNLYNFKVINKTALDMTLSLKVVKGPGEVKLVGDMLNLESQGTSEGVMFIAVPKDELTERKTSVTVGIFDGDKLLKKVKTNFIGPIQTGKK
- a CDS encoding FixH family protein, with the protein product MGWGKGIALSYIGFVIFMLGLVYLAVNQDFDLVADDYYEQEIAYQGRIDELTNALDDNQKVVVSNVGDAVQLVFPSKATDVKIHFFRPSDDTMDFKVEEASVDSELNVAHSQFTKGKYLVKVQWLSNGKTYFQEDGFYVN